TACTGCGAAATATCAGTACGAAAATGCCTAAATTCTTTGCATTTGTTATTCTGatttggaaagttttttttttttttttttggaagcaaAATTACAGTGGATTAGCTTTTAAAACCAGGAAAAGTATTTCATTGATacaaatttaattgtttaatattttttaaaatgttaatcaatgtatttaaacaatttatgaGGTAGATTGGAGCAAGAGTCAAAGATCTTCTTCAATGTGAATTATTTCGGGGAGACTATTGTCAATGGTGAATGGGAAAAAGCTGAGGAGTATCTTTCTTCATTTACAAAGCTAAATGATAATAGGTACTCAATGAAGTTGTTCTTTGAAATACGAAAGCAGAAATATTATGAAGCATCGGTCAGGTATAAGCTTCTTTACTGACAGAACTGAATGTTCAGTTTTCATCACCAAAATCTTTATTAgtatattttaaacttttcttgCCATCTATTTGTTTGCTGAGGATTGGAGgacaataaatgtaaaatagaaatatataaaagtatGTCTTTTTTTGCTTCTGGGAAATCAAAAATCAACTTAGCTTTAGACAAGTTGGAGCATTAGACAGGTAAATTGAGGATGAAGATTatagaacaacaacaacaaacaaacccttagtcccaaaattttgggttggcAATCTAAGGATCAtaattgaagatttttttacaatttgggACTTATGTTGATAAATTTTATTAGGTCCGTTTTTGAAATTGAGGTAAAGAAAGGATAAAGAAgacaaaattacatatttacttaaaatttgcAGTGAGGCCTTAAATATTTATGCAGCTTAGATAAGTTGGCTTTGTTATTTCAGAAAATTATACGGACAATAATAGATTTCAAagtttttcctcttcttttccaATCtacttttgaaaattgaaaaagccaatttgttttattttcttattgtaTTTGGGCTTGGTTATATGCAGGAATGACCAAGCTGAGGATGTGAATGTTCTTTGGCCAGATTTGAAATTCTTCTTGGATTTTCAAGATGAAAACTATGAAGAATTAGCTGAccttattgatttaaaaaatttcaggcatgAAAAAATACTATTGCACATTTTGGTgctcaacaaaattttcatgtatTGAAATTTCTCAGATTTAAATGGCAAATTTACCTGCAGGGACAATGAGCATCTATCCCGGAATGTGAACAAGGAATCTGCAAGAGCCATATCATGGGGTGATCTGAAATCATTAGTAGAGCAAAATCCTACTTTGCAAGATAAACTTATATTCCCCCGATTGAATCAATCAGGACTTTTGTCAATAATAACACTCATTTGTCCCAATCCAGGAAAGAAAACAAGTATAAAAGTAATAAACtctctgttcttttttttccccctttcatTTATGTTTCATTTTGATTTGATTGCTGTGAAGATTAGTTCCATcactttttttagaaaatttaatttcttatatGAACTTTGTCTTTGTAATTGATCTACCAATATTTTTCTAACTTGTTTTTTGGTGGGTAGATTCTTAAGCTGAATACATCATTTTAGAGAGCTTCTAATTTTGATATGCACATAATTTATATGCAGGAAGAACTTATTTACTTGATACTTCAGTTTCTTGATGAAGAAAATTTGAAGGGGACATGTCACAAGTATGCTGTGttcccccccaccccctttttttttatctgtttTGAGTAATGAGCAAGCTATTGCttaattattttaagattaacttaattttcatttcatgaagacTGGAGCAAGAAAGTAAGATCTTCTTCAATATGAATTATTTTGGGGAGTTTGTGATTAGTGGTGAATGGGATAAGGCAGTTAAGTACCTCTCCGCATTCACAATGCCAGATGATAACCAGCACTCagcaaaaattttcttcacgtTGGAGAAGCAGAAGTACCTAGCAAACTTAGGCAGGTGGGTTTTAGATTTCTATATATgggtttttgcttttatttggctgtaaattttttaagtttattcttTAACAAATGGGATAAGGCCATCTACCAATCACCTCTCCCAAAGCCTGCAAAATTGGGAGTTTTATGCCCTcaatatgacattttttttacttcaactggaaaacaaaacaataagGAAGAGAAACAAGATATTATCAAACgtgttttattaattatattcattttaaaaagagggggggggggggggggggggaagcaaGAATAATTGTGTAGCCAGTCTTGAATAATTATGAGAATAAAAACAAGTTGAGTTCCATTCTTGAGAATCGCAATAATAAAAggtatgagaaaatcaattttctaacctcatctttctttttgatacTTATTTTGGTAACTAGAAAAAGTCTTTATTATCTTTTCCTTGAATGGGGGTGCGTGTTTGCAGGAATGATCAAGTCCAAGCCATCAAAATACTTCCGAATGATCTGTAGGTTTTCTCTGGTTTCTACAATAGGCTTTTGCTTTTGAGAACTCTAGGCATGAATGAAATTTTGCTAATCAATCATTTGTATTTCTTGGAATTTGTCGGAAATTTTTCCTGCAGACAGGATAATTTTCTATACGAGTACATGGATGCTGCATCTTTGAGGGCTAATTTGTGTGATGTTCTCAAAGAATCAGTTAAGAGCAATCCTATTTTGCAAGATAAACTCAAGTTTCCCGCTATGGATAAATCAAGACttttaacaatattaaaaaagatgTAAGCCAAAGATATGATCTTATCTGCTAGTATTTTACTGCCACATGGCTGCTgagattttttgttctttgggaATCGATATATGTATGCTGCAGTATGGACTGGTGGATTCCACATTGTGCCAACTCAACGACTGATCTTTATAAAAGGAACATTTCCCTGGTTAACATCCCAAAAGTACCTTACCTTTGTCGTGAGCCAATGATTGTTGTTAATTCACACTGTCAAGAAGCAAGTGCACTGCCTGGACCAAACGGTCTTGTGGTAAGGATATCTATTTATGATGTGATATTTACATGAACCTTGTGTTGTTGATAATTCATCTTTGTTGTTTAtatcttaaatttattttagtttcatGATAGCAGCTGCTGCAATGATGTAAGTCTTCAAGCTGGTATGAAATCATCAGAGAAATATGGGGTAAGTGTGAAGAAACTTCTACCAATCAGGAAGCATGGCAATTATCAGTACCAAGTGGTCATGGGATTAGTTAATATTTatacattagttttttttttttttttcctttcttgcttaaaagaaaataaataaattcaataacTCACACAATTAGTAACTAATGGTcttctttttccaattttttttagtctaGAGATAATGCCTACTTGGCAGATGCAAATTCTGGAGTTTATGGGAAATCAACAGGGAAGCTAGCAGAGATTAATGACCCGTCTGAATGCCAGACACTGGTGCTTCCTGATACTTCCTTGACTGGAGGGGTATGGGATTATTTTGGCTCAAGCCTTCTAAAGTTTactcaatttttcttcttcttcttcttcttttttttttgggggggtgggggggggttGGGAAAGTTTTCTcgatttttgagaaaaaggctCTACTACTagaatgcagtggaaaataatgGAGCCctaaattattaactaatagGATACTTATCTGTAATCTgcatctcttttttcttttcttttttggaggtTTATAGAAAGAATATAATATGTTGCATATGTCtttcaaaacatattgtttGTGGAAACAGAAAATCGTTCCCTAGTGTTTCATCCTCCTAAAAGTGAACTATATCCAAAGCAGTATACCATGACCATATCCTTCCAGCTCCTTTTTGTTAGCTTTTCTTCATTTGCTGATCCATCACTTCCAATGCAATCTAAATCAAGACTTTTAGCAATATCATCAATGTTTCTCTTTCTATGTAtgagtaaatttttattttttattttttataagtaatgaaACTTTATTGATATTAGAATATAGTCACCCAAGTATACAAGATGTATACAAATGGGGACAATACAATCAGGCACACATTTTTCTGTGTGAACATGCAGATTGGTAAAGTTGTACTTGTCAATATTCCTACTCATCCATCTCCGCTCCGCATATCAACTCTTTTTATTATaggtaagaataattttattgaaatgagACTACTTCATGGAAAAGACACGAAGTAGCCTAAACGGAAAAAATATCTACATATGAATTGGCCCTATGTAAGATTGATCAAAATTACAATCTATAAGACCTGAAGCAAAGGACCACTCATAAAGAGAACTAATGAAGGATGCTAGCAATTGTGTTGATGTACACTCCTCATGTTGTACTCATCTTATTACCATTATGTATCTTGGTTCCCAAACCTTTTGCTTTAAATCCATTGCTGGATTGATCTTATTTATAGGAAGTTTTCCCTTTTTGTCTAGCAGGAATAACATGTTATATTGTTAATTCATGGACTATATCCCTATGTTAGCTATTAGGCGGATGAGTGAGCAatctaaataaatttatcctaaTTTAGTTTTCTCAGTGATGggatttcttttctattctctctccTTTGCTCAACCCCCACcttcccctccccccccccccccatatgCAGGTGGCCCCATATTCCATTTCAAATGCAGCATTGCCATGGTAGTAAACTAAATATGGCTTAATCAAATTTATGTTGAGCatttcataatatattttt
This DNA window, taken from Quercus robur chromosome 2, dhQueRobu3.1, whole genome shotgun sequence, encodes the following:
- the LOC126712917 gene encoding topless-related protein 4 isoform X3 — translated: MTCIMISKLTYQRSRDHASSVAEEQSLFIAKSEDHGTASSRPASHILFSLFSETAKPSQYTEMDIDKDSYTKLIILILQFLDEENYKESLHLLEQESKIFFNVNYFGETIVNGEWEKAEEYLSSFTKLNDNRYSMKLFFEIRKQKYYEASVRNDQAEDVNVLWPDLKFFLDFQDENYEELADLIDLKNFRDNEHLSRNVNKESARAISWGDLKSLVEQNPTLQDKLIFPRLNQSGLLSIITLICPNPGKKTSIKEELIYLILQFLDEENLKGTCHKLEQESKIFFNMNYFGEFVISGEWDKAVKYLSAFTMPDDNQHSAKIFFTLEKQKYLANLGRNDQVQAIKILPNDLQDNFLYEYMDAASLRANLCDVLKESVKSNPILQDKLKFPAMDKSRLLTILKKIMDWWIPHCANSTTDLYKRNISLVNIPKVPYLCREPMIVVNSHCQEASALPGPNGLVFHDSSCCNDVSLQAGMKSSEKYGSRDNAYLADANSGVYGKSTGKLAEINDPSECQTLVLPDTSLTGGVTRLMYSCSGDFILALTQNATHKLWRWYCDDQHSSSKATANVEPQLYQPSSGLIMTNEIGTQPENALSCFSLKDPYLFSASGGKISIFNLETFENIFAIGLDDSILIRCFDSKKTIAHLKGHQKRITCLAFSQNLNVLVSSGADAQLCVWSTNGWEKLASKFLLSKGEMLECPVVNHIEFHQDQIHLLAVHERNIHIYEAPTLNHSMQWVPQESDLPITYATYSCDGQSIFVSFKNGCIKVLVAATLYLRCRINVTAYIPPGLSSSEVYPIVIAAHPFQPNNIALGLTDGRVHVLEPLESEGEWGISPQPKDGEGLSTASCSAVL